Proteins encoded in a region of the Ktedonobacteraceae bacterium genome:
- a CDS encoding ester cyclase, giving the protein MSSSLTPDQRKALVREYLEHAWNTQEGDERDYAAESRKRQDVTGDTDAKYSPATVYLGGERLCIPLAQLRNVVRATFPDIRLTVSDLVVDGEKVVVRWTLQGTDLGGYEGHAPTGRPMQMTGITIIRMEQETIVEEWNEVDIAGMLRQLGFVYVPQPPRITMRRPGPAKTSLS; this is encoded by the coding sequence ATGTCGTCATCCCTGACACCCGACCAGCGCAAAGCACTGGTACGGGAGTATCTTGAACATGCCTGGAATACTCAAGAAGGCGATGAAAGGGACTATGCGGCGGAGAGTAGGAAACGGCAGGATGTGACCGGGGATACGGATGCTAAGTATTCACCCGCCACCGTCTATCTCGGTGGTGAGCGGCTGTGTATACCCCTGGCCCAATTGCGCAATGTTGTTCGCGCTACCTTTCCTGATATACGCCTGACGGTCAGCGATCTCGTCGTTGATGGGGAAAAAGTGGTGGTGCGCTGGACCTTGCAGGGAACTGATCTGGGTGGATATGAGGGACACGCGCCAACCGGCAGGCCCATGCAAATGACAGGCATTACTATCATACGCATGGAACAAGAAACTATCGTAGAGGAGTGGAATGAGGTCGATATCGCAGGGATGCTGCGTCAACTTGGATTCGTTTATGTGCCTCAACCCCCCAGGATTACCATGAGACGACCAGGGCCGGCAAAAACATCTCTATCATGA
- a CDS encoding helix-turn-helix domain-containing protein has protein sequence MANQLANQVEELLTVQEVASILRVDQTTVRRWIKEGTLPSIRLPHRGKREIYRVRRSTLNEILS, from the coding sequence ATGGCAAATCAACTGGCAAATCAAGTTGAAGAATTATTGACGGTGCAGGAGGTCGCCAGCATTCTGCGAGTAGATCAGACGACGGTACGGCGCTGGATCAAAGAGGGTACGTTGCCCTCGATCAGGCTTCCCCATCGCGGGAAACGCGAGATATACCGCGTTCGCCGGTCCACTTTGAATGAGATACTCAGCTAG
- a CDS encoding potassium channel family protein: MLMERSISVLAGLCAILLIFFVLWDVFEVIILPRRVSRRLRLTVLIYLITWKPWSALARRMHNDGRREVFLSFYGPLSLILLLVVWMVGLIVGYALLQWSLGSAVSGIGEASGFPTDLYMSGTTFITLGLGDVIPRTGLARLVTVIEAATGFGLLAVVIGYLPVLYQAFSRREADITLLDARAGSPPSAIEMLRRYAQDRDINALNTFLREWERWGAELLESHLSYPSLAYFRSQHDNQSWLAALTVILDVCALVLVGIDDLPTHQARLTFAIARHAAVDLSQVLNLPPPRYETRLTRRYNLAKIRRLLKEAGIPMREGEAADEQLSKMRGMYESYVNTLSDRLLMPLPPWIPPEDSQDDWLSTA, encoded by the coding sequence ATGCTAATGGAGAGAAGTATTTCGGTCCTCGCGGGCCTCTGTGCTATATTATTGATTTTCTTTGTGTTGTGGGATGTCTTCGAAGTAATAATTCTGCCGCGCCGCGTGTCGCGGCGCCTGCGTTTGACGGTGCTGATCTATCTGATTACCTGGAAGCCCTGGTCGGCGCTAGCGCGGCGCATGCATAACGATGGCAGGCGAGAAGTATTCCTGAGCTTTTATGGGCCGCTTTCGTTGATACTGCTGCTGGTTGTATGGATGGTGGGTCTGATTGTCGGCTACGCCCTGTTGCAATGGTCGCTGGGGTCGGCGGTATCAGGAATAGGGGAAGCAAGTGGCTTCCCTACTGATCTCTATATGAGCGGCACGACATTTATTACGCTGGGACTGGGAGATGTGATACCTCGCACCGGCCTGGCGCGGCTGGTGACGGTGATAGAAGCTGCCACGGGTTTCGGCCTGCTGGCGGTGGTAATTGGCTATTTACCCGTGCTGTACCAGGCATTTTCGCGGCGCGAGGCCGATATCACGCTGCTGGACGCGCGCGCCGGTTCTCCGCCGAGCGCGATAGAGATGCTGCGCCGCTACGCGCAGGACCGGGACATCAATGCGCTCAACACGTTCTTGCGGGAGTGGGAACGCTGGGGAGCCGAACTATTGGAAAGCCACCTGTCCTATCCCTCGCTGGCCTATTTTCGCTCGCAGCACGATAACCAATCCTGGCTGGCAGCGCTCACCGTGATCCTGGACGTGTGCGCGCTTGTACTGGTAGGTATCGATGACCTGCCAACGCACCAGGCTCGCCTGACCTTCGCTATCGCGCGTCACGCGGCAGTTGATCTGAGCCAGGTCCTCAACTTGCCCCCACCCAGGTATGAGACCAGATTAACGCGCAGGTATAATCTGGCGAAAATACGCAGGCTGCTCAAAGAGGCCGGTATACCGATGCGCGAAGGTGAGGCGGCCGATGAACAATTATCTAAGATGCGGGGCATGTATGAATCGTATGTCAACACGTTATCCGACCGCCTGCTGATGCCGCTGCCGCCCTGGATTCCACCGGAGGACTCTCAAGACGACTGGCTCTCCACCGCTTAG
- a CDS encoding DUF4395 domain-containing protein: METPLTAPATSPRVDTHLGKFSQAGTVVLAALAFLLSQPIIVLITALILAISALAPSVSPYRLLYRYVVLPLHLWRPRIVEDDPNPHRFAQGVGAIFLIASSILLFLTPATVAGWTLDLIVFALAAINLTVGFCAGCFVYYHLGRWGLLPRVRYQGGFHWRGV; the protein is encoded by the coding sequence ATGGAAACTCCTTTGACCGCCCCAGCTACTTCGCCGCGCGTCGATACGCACCTTGGCAAGTTTTCGCAGGCAGGCACTGTTGTGCTGGCCGCTCTAGCCTTTCTTCTCAGCCAGCCAATCATTGTGTTGATCACCGCGCTTATCCTGGCGATTTCCGCGCTCGCGCCCTCGGTAAGCCCTTACCGGCTGCTCTATCGCTACGTTGTGTTGCCCCTGCACTTGTGGCGACCGCGTATCGTAGAGGATGACCCGAATCCACATCGTTTCGCGCAGGGAGTTGGCGCAATATTCCTCATCGCGTCAAGCATTTTGCTGTTCCTGACACCAGCAACTGTGGCCGGTTGGACGCTCGATCTTATCGTTTTCGCGCTGGCCGCCATCAATTTGACGGTTGGCTTCTGTGCCGGTTGCTTTGTTTACTATCACCTTGGGCGATGGGGCCTGCTACCCCGCGTGCGTTACCAGGGTGGTTTCCATTGGCGTGGAGTGTAA
- a CDS encoding thioredoxin family protein: MSDGMVRLVVFILIVVLLWIVTWAGRRFVEMRRRQALTAAPLDVMANGHSPEASSIFGTNSGATQVRILAFQSDDCHQCHTLQAPALQRVLEACGDSVSVMEIDAPGTPELTQRYRVLTLPTTVVLDANGNARAVNYGFAPTQRLLEQVQAILAQ; the protein is encoded by the coding sequence ATGTCCGATGGTATGGTGCGACTCGTTGTATTTATCCTGATCGTCGTGCTGCTGTGGATAGTTACATGGGCGGGGCGCCGCTTCGTCGAGATGCGCCGCCGGCAAGCTCTGACGGCGGCTCCATTGGACGTTATGGCAAATGGTCACAGCCCTGAAGCCAGCAGCATTTTCGGCACGAATTCAGGCGCAACACAGGTACGTATTCTGGCCTTTCAAAGCGATGACTGCCACCAGTGCCACACATTACAGGCTCCCGCCCTGCAACGGGTACTTGAGGCATGCGGCGATAGCGTATCTGTGATGGAGATCGACGCTCCTGGCACGCCAGAATTAACGCAGCGTTACCGCGTGCTGACGCTGCCAACTACTGTCGTACTTGACGCCAACGGTAACGCGCGGGCCGTCAATTATGGCTTCGCGCCCACGCAGCGCCTGTTAGAGCAGGTGCAGGCGATACTGGCGCAGTAG
- a CDS encoding lysylphosphatidylglycerol synthase transmembrane domain-containing protein: MAHGHHDKQEQINANHAPGNDIAMQPTVTMQSVASPDTPTYLESQGSGYSRPAQGDARPSAPARQNSHSQFQSPQLAHVPPHPHSYPGIPEDDISTQSTLHLMRLSGMMPAVRVRQKGANGNQVQAPVADLEEGYWPHGIQQTGPFPVVNLYGSEPFGRTLPLAAVATPVAPAEEKQMPKWKQLLNTPAVKVALGLLVGGGLLFLVSRFVDLPTTIQVLRQHLTTPRGILFALLSGVAFLMAFSIRGMRWKLFLNPIGKVSTFKAIQLFLVGIFLNFLLPIRGGEVAKSLMLKRTANIPISKSLPTVAMDKALDLLPALFIMAIVPFLGISMDIKLWLVLATVGGLLICLIFFVALAAWKRAAAINLLQKMTGLLPKAIGSKIEGFATGFVDSLLAAASQPKIFIPAVLLTCVAIIFDGLFAMLAFWTIGYYISFGTAIFGYTVYNMFYILPTPPGQVGSNEAVGLLVFYGLLHLQKEQVTAMFVFSHPWAALLMTVSGMVCLSALGLKLSTAMKVQTEGEDALAVQAVPAKA, encoded by the coding sequence ATGGCGCATGGACATCATGATAAACAAGAGCAGATAAACGCGAATCATGCGCCTGGTAATGATATTGCCATGCAGCCTACGGTCACTATGCAATCTGTAGCTTCACCGGATACGCCGACATACCTGGAAAGCCAGGGGAGTGGCTACTCCAGGCCGGCACAGGGCGACGCGCGTCCCTCAGCACCTGCCAGGCAGAATAGCCATTCGCAATTTCAGTCCCCGCAACTTGCTCATGTTCCGCCTCATCCACATAGTTACCCAGGCATTCCAGAGGACGATATAAGCACACAGAGTACGTTGCATCTGATGCGACTTAGTGGCATGATGCCGGCGGTTCGCGTTCGCCAGAAAGGCGCAAATGGAAATCAGGTGCAGGCGCCTGTCGCAGACCTTGAGGAGGGATACTGGCCCCATGGAATCCAGCAAACCGGGCCATTTCCGGTGGTAAACCTCTATGGAAGCGAGCCTTTTGGGCGCACGCTGCCACTCGCGGCCGTCGCGACGCCGGTCGCGCCAGCAGAGGAGAAGCAGATGCCGAAATGGAAGCAGTTGCTTAATACTCCGGCAGTAAAAGTGGCGCTTGGCCTGCTGGTAGGCGGCGGCCTGTTATTTCTCGTCTCGCGTTTCGTCGATTTGCCAACCACTATTCAGGTGTTGAGACAACATCTGACGACGCCGCGCGGCATCCTGTTTGCCCTGCTATCAGGCGTCGCCTTCTTGATGGCCTTCTCTATTCGCGGCATGCGTTGGAAGCTCTTCCTCAATCCTATTGGTAAAGTCAGCACCTTCAAAGCCATCCAGCTCTTCCTTGTCGGTATCTTCCTGAACTTCCTGCTGCCGATCCGTGGTGGTGAGGTCGCCAAAAGTCTGATGCTCAAACGCACTGCCAATATTCCGATCAGCAAATCGCTGCCAACCGTGGCCATGGATAAGGCCCTGGACTTGCTGCCCGCGCTCTTCATCATGGCAATCGTACCGTTTCTGGGCATCTCAATGGATATCAAGCTGTGGCTCGTGCTGGCGACCGTTGGTGGGCTGCTCATCTGTCTGATCTTCTTCGTAGCGCTTGCTGCCTGGAAACGCGCCGCCGCCATCAACCTGCTGCAAAAAATGACGGGTCTGTTGCCTAAGGCTATCGGCAGCAAGATCGAAGGATTCGCGACCGGCTTTGTCGATTCGCTGCTCGCGGCCGCCAGCCAGCCGAAGATCTTCATTCCGGCTGTGCTGCTCACCTGTGTAGCGATCATCTTCGATGGCCTCTTCGCCATGCTCGCCTTCTGGACGATTGGCTACTACATCTCTTTTGGCACCGCTATTTTCGGCTATACCGTCTACAATATGTTCTACATCCTGCCCACACCCCCTGGACAGGTTGGCAGCAATGAAGCCGTGGGCCTGCTGGTCTTCTATGGCCTGCTGCACCTGCAAAAAGAACAGGTTACGGCCATGTTTGTCTTCTCGCATCCCTGGGCGGCGCTGTTGATGACCGTTTCAGGTATGGTCTGCCTCAGCGCCCTGGGCTTGAAGCTCTCGACCGCCATGAAAGTGCAGACGGAAGGCGAGGATGCGCTGGCAGTACAGGCAGTGCCTGCAAAAGCGTAA
- a CDS encoding NAD-dependent epimerase/dehydratase family protein translates to MTNLVTGATGFLGSALVMELVRQKQPVRILARDAQKARAQFGDAVDIIVGDINDEEQVRRAVDGTNIIYHLVGRLYHPSTPAELYYRTHVEGTRTLLNACKGQSQLRRIVHCSTTGVHGETGKTPAAEDAPFAPTNPYEVTKLEAEVLALRAWKEDGLPVSVARPGLVYGPGDLHLLGFFSSINKGLFRVIDGGKALLHPIYIDDMTAAFLLCAGRPEAIGRSYNFADDHPVTIRELATAIAHALDKELPGGSIPLWLANLASDIFALVPGMQGEKAPLTRSRVKFLTRSRVYDTSRARNELGFSPRVQLEEGMRRTAEWYRKHKYL, encoded by the coding sequence ATGACGAATCTGGTAACGGGAGCTACCGGCTTTCTAGGCTCGGCGCTGGTTATGGAACTGGTGAGACAAAAGCAACCAGTGCGCATCCTGGCGCGTGATGCGCAGAAGGCACGCGCTCAATTTGGCGACGCGGTAGATATCATTGTGGGTGATATCAATGATGAAGAGCAGGTACGGCGCGCTGTGGATGGCACGAACATCATCTACCACCTGGTTGGGCGGCTCTATCATCCCAGTACGCCCGCCGAATTGTACTACCGCACGCACGTCGAAGGCACGCGCACGCTGCTTAATGCCTGCAAGGGGCAGAGCCAGTTGCGGCGCATCGTACATTGTAGTACGACGGGCGTGCATGGCGAAACGGGTAAAACGCCTGCCGCCGAAGATGCCCCGTTCGCGCCTACCAATCCCTATGAAGTGACCAAGCTAGAAGCAGAAGTGCTGGCCCTGCGCGCCTGGAAGGAAGATGGGCTGCCGGTCAGCGTCGCCCGGCCAGGACTTGTCTATGGCCCCGGCGACCTGCATTTGCTTGGCTTCTTCTCATCGATCAATAAGGGTCTCTTTCGCGTCATTGACGGCGGAAAGGCTCTCCTGCATCCTATTTATATCGATGATATGACGGCGGCTTTCCTGCTCTGCGCCGGAAGGCCGGAAGCCATCGGACGTAGCTATAATTTTGCCGATGATCATCCGGTGACCATTCGCGAACTTGCGACGGCCATTGCCCACGCGCTGGACAAGGAATTGCCGGGGGGCAGTATCCCGCTGTGGCTGGCAAACCTGGCATCGGATATCTTTGCTCTGGTGCCGGGCATGCAGGGCGAAAAAGCACCGCTGACGCGCAGTCGCGTCAAATTCCTCACGCGTAGCCGCGTGTATGATACCAGCCGGGCGAGAAATGAACTTGGCTTCTCGCCGCGGGTACAGTTAGAGGAAGGTATGAGGCGGACAGCCGAGTGGTATCGCAAGCATAAGTATTTGTAG
- a CDS encoding DUF362 domain-containing protein yields MLATRPDTDTIAITRTFDGIEAAAHRVIEQIGGMESVMRGAKIAILKPNFVAGRNAETGSTTSFALLKAVAEEVRACGAEPVLCETPGTEFDREATYTILGVEKFCEDNGIRILRVDPEGGEEDWIELRPKGAKRLRAFRIPRILNEARLINLPVLKTHVVSMMTLGMKNPMGLLPRPDRRSMHTFGIDQSIVDMNLGIRPDLTIVDGSVGQDGEGPLYGDKADLQVLVAGRESLAVDLVCCQLVGVKPRDIPHLKLALEQMGKPSWTTVGEEVSVIKKFRLPQQKGLYRFIFWLMYPLDYPYTWVAERGKHLCTTLYSTGLVGTRPKIKEESCTRCGVCVEACPLPNVIDLKTLKVNYATCQRCLLCYEACPENAISVKGYSGARS; encoded by the coding sequence ATGCTAGCAACAAGACCCGATACTGATACGATTGCGATCACGCGCACATTCGACGGCATTGAAGCTGCCGCGCACCGCGTGATTGAGCAGATAGGCGGCATGGAATCGGTCATGCGCGGCGCTAAAATCGCTATTTTGAAGCCCAATTTCGTGGCGGGCCGTAACGCCGAGACGGGTTCAACCACCAGTTTTGCCTTACTCAAAGCGGTCGCTGAGGAGGTACGTGCCTGCGGAGCGGAGCCGGTGCTGTGCGAAACGCCCGGTACCGAATTTGACCGCGAAGCCACGTATACCATCCTGGGCGTCGAAAAATTCTGTGAGGACAATGGCATCCGCATCCTGCGTGTAGACCCGGAGGGCGGCGAAGAGGATTGGATTGAATTGCGCCCGAAGGGGGCAAAGCGGCTGCGCGCCTTCCGCATTCCGCGCATTCTGAACGAGGCGCGTTTAATCAACCTGCCTGTCCTCAAGACGCATGTTGTTTCAATGATGACGCTGGGCATGAAAAATCCTATGGGCCTCTTGCCGCGTCCCGACCGCCGCTCGATGCACACCTTTGGCATCGACCAGTCCATCGTGGACATGAACCTGGGCATCCGACCCGACCTGACCATCGTTGATGGCAGCGTGGGACAGGACGGCGAAGGGCCGCTCTACGGCGATAAAGCCGATTTGCAGGTGCTGGTCGCGGGCCGCGAGAGCCTTGCAGTTGACCTGGTCTGCTGCCAGCTCGTCGGCGTGAAACCGCGCGATATTCCCCATCTCAAGCTGGCCCTGGAGCAGATGGGCAAGCCATCCTGGACAACTGTCGGGGAAGAAGTCAGCGTGATTAAAAAGTTTCGCCTGCCGCAGCAGAAAGGCCTCTATCGCTTCATCTTCTGGCTGATGTACCCGCTGGACTATCCCTACACCTGGGTTGCCGAGCGCGGCAAGCATCTTTGCACCACGCTCTATAGTACCGGCCTGGTGGGCACGCGCCCAAAGATCAAAGAAGAGAGCTGCACGCGCTGCGGTGTCTGTGTCGAAGCCTGCCCGCTGCCAAACGTGATTGACCTTAAAACGCTGAAGGTCAACTACGCGACCTGCCAGCGCTGCCTGCTCTGTTACGAGGCCTGCCCAGAAAATGCCATCAGCGTCAAGGGCTATTCAGGAGCGAGGTCATAA
- a CDS encoding phospholipid carrier-dependent glycosyltransferase, with protein MTISRNSIPEPQDEDRRGQFIAPNADLSAPPGQNPGNPTGSPMRLPQSVRPGSVPQTPPWNLGGQVPAPGAQGGAINAAPVTPLSPSQPGTPAPLASGYNPQSNHPGPQLPPPPGNAPATNGPAPQAWSPNGPGGSARQARQPAMVGAVSGPSHTPLPNPPSGAGLQTQAASIPAVQPQPGIPNGNIIIYRAPNFIVRTVNRTGQKVHPLRKPTGYTAITPKVMPQQEQQVAVSETRMMPNVTLENKPQKSSTPLPAWLEAIIVFVALAATSVAHAYNMFNFPRYELDEGTYISNAWAITQGALSPYPYGYGHPPVGWIQIAGWIQLTGGFFTFGNALNSGRVLMLLYAVASALLVYLIVRRMTGSRVAGVLALVIFSFSPLSITYQRQIFLDNIATFWMLLSIYFLVISRSRLLYIVLAGIAFGLCFLSKEVFLIALPGMIYAAWLYTTKFQRKFSLVSFIYAIIALCSTFVLLAVLKNELFPYAWHLPWDNQPHLSILDTLIGQAERSQEGGSFIASWITWLDNDPFFIAISIAIPAFNLIYGWWNRKHLMLALLSICFWLLLIRGGQVLSFYIIPLIATTAINTGVALNTLLGWVGKVVRFDPVRVVLLLIVLAVVLPYDLQETGFRFYQHPTSAQDEAMVWVRDHVPHNSFIVVNSYLYMDLRVPQGTGVGDGAPFPHAEVYWNVAYDPELQVQALEKNWDRIDYIVADSEMLSDIQNYGAQPGSGMDLILTALKHSVLRADFRSDDHNLQIVVQVYQVIHKNPQPVVDSGVNPATLPGITSPPPGGSEVWAEQRKLT; from the coding sequence ATGACAATTTCTCGCAATTCGATACCAGAACCTCAAGATGAAGACCGTAGGGGCCAATTCATCGCGCCCAATGCCGATTTATCGGCCCCTCCAGGCCAAAATCCTGGAAATCCAACCGGCTCTCCAATGAGGCTGCCGCAATCGGTTCGGCCCGGAAGTGTGCCACAGACTCCGCCCTGGAACCTGGGTGGTCAGGTGCCTGCTCCTGGAGCGCAGGGGGGAGCCATAAACGCAGCGCCGGTGACGCCGCTTTCGCCCTCCCAACCAGGAACGCCTGCGCCCCTTGCCAGCGGTTATAATCCGCAAAGCAATCATCCGGGACCCCAATTACCGCCTCCTCCAGGCAATGCGCCCGCAACAAATGGCCCTGCACCTCAGGCATGGTCTCCAAATGGACCCGGCGGCAGCGCGAGGCAGGCGCGGCAGCCAGCCATGGTTGGAGCCGTTTCCGGCCCTTCCCATACTCCATTGCCCAATCCTCCCAGTGGTGCCGGATTGCAAACGCAGGCCGCTTCCATCCCTGCCGTGCAGCCGCAGCCGGGAATTCCAAATGGCAACATCATCATCTATCGCGCGCCTAACTTCATTGTGCGAACTGTCAACAGGACCGGTCAAAAGGTACATCCCTTGCGCAAACCGACCGGCTATACCGCGATCACGCCAAAAGTGATGCCGCAGCAGGAACAGCAGGTTGCGGTAAGCGAAACGCGCATGATGCCCAACGTCACGCTGGAGAACAAGCCACAAAAGAGTTCTACTCCCTTGCCCGCGTGGTTAGAGGCAATCATCGTTTTCGTCGCCCTGGCCGCAACATCTGTGGCGCACGCGTACAATATGTTCAATTTCCCGCGCTACGAACTGGATGAAGGCACTTATATTTCGAATGCCTGGGCCATTACGCAGGGGGCGCTTTCACCTTATCCCTATGGCTATGGTCACCCGCCGGTGGGCTGGATACAAATCGCGGGTTGGATACAACTTACGGGCGGCTTCTTCACCTTTGGCAACGCGCTCAACAGTGGCCGTGTTCTCATGCTGCTCTACGCCGTTGCCTCAGCGCTGCTCGTCTACCTGATAGTGAGACGCATGACCGGCAGCCGCGTAGCCGGAGTGCTGGCGCTGGTCATCTTCTCCTTCTCGCCTTTGAGCATCACCTACCAGCGGCAAATATTCCTGGATAACATCGCGACGTTCTGGATGCTGCTCTCGATCTACTTCCTGGTAATCAGTCGCAGCCGCCTGTTGTATATTGTGCTGGCGGGCATCGCATTCGGCCTCTGCTTCCTCTCGAAAGAGGTGTTCCTGATAGCGTTGCCGGGTATGATTTACGCGGCCTGGTTGTACACAACGAAATTCCAGCGCAAATTTAGCCTTGTCTCCTTCATCTACGCGATTATCGCGCTCTGCTCGACCTTTGTGTTGCTGGCCGTATTGAAAAATGAATTATTCCCTTACGCCTGGCATTTGCCCTGGGATAATCAACCGCACTTGAGCATCCTGGATACCTTGATCGGGCAGGCCGAGCGCAGTCAGGAAGGCGGCAGCTTCATCGCAAGCTGGATTACCTGGCTCGATAACGATCCATTCTTTATTGCGATCAGCATTGCTATTCCGGCGTTTAATCTCATCTATGGCTGGTGGAATCGCAAACACCTGATGCTGGCCTTGCTGTCGATTTGCTTCTGGCTGCTCCTCATTCGTGGTGGCCAGGTACTGTCATTCTATATTATTCCGCTGATAGCGACGACCGCCATCAATACCGGTGTAGCCCTGAACACACTACTTGGCTGGGTTGGCAAAGTGGTACGTTTTGACCCGGTGCGCGTCGTCCTGCTCTTGATTGTGCTGGCGGTCGTCCTGCCTTACGATCTCCAGGAGACCGGCTTCCGTTTCTACCAGCATCCTACGTCGGCGCAGGACGAGGCTATGGTCTGGGTGCGCGACCACGTGCCCCACAACTCGTTTATCGTGGTAAACAGCTACCTCTACATGGACCTGCGTGTGCCTCAAGGAACCGGGGTTGGTGATGGCGCTCCTTTCCCTCATGCCGAGGTGTACTGGAACGTGGCCTACGACCCGGAGCTACAGGTCCAGGCCCTGGAGAAAAACTGGGACCGGATCGACTATATCGTAGCCGATTCCGAGATGCTCAGCGATATACAAAACTATGGCGCGCAACCCGGTAGCGGTATGGACCTGATCTTAACCGCGTTGAAGCATTCCGTCCTGCGGGCCGATTTTCGTAGCGATGACCACAACCTGCAAATCGTGGTACAGGTCTACCAGGTCATCCATAAAAATCCTCAACCGGTAGTGGATTCGGGCGTAAATCCGGCAACACTGCCTGGTATCACCAGCCCTCCGCCCGGTGGATCGGAAGTGTGGGCTGAACAAAGGAAATTAACCTGA
- a CDS encoding glycosyltransferase, with protein MFFNVLGLVFLILYMLIILIMSIQAVFNIRLRLFIWEAPENAFLNRAPTVYRDPCLSFSILLPARHEEAVFRETIQKVYDLNYPKELMQIIAICRDDDPGTIAVAQAKIDELGDPNVQLLIFNDTPISKPHSLNLGLQVARGDVVTIFDAEDEPHPDILNIINTAMLDEDVDAIQSGVQLMNHNTRWFCFMNVLEYFFWFKSSMHFFARIGMTPLGGNTVFVRRELMEQLGGWDEYCLTEDADLGIRLSLAHARIRIIYEDEFVTREETPNSIGQFIKQRTRWNQGFIQILLKGEWLKMRKLSQRLLAFYVLILPEMQAFFAVMLPIAIIMIFLVKFPLWLTFFTFLPLYCFMLAIFIDLAGLHEFLKAHQRKWRWREAFILMIFFFPYQYVLSVGALRAVYRAMRGASNWEKTAHVGQHRTGTPIQPGPSSFNSFASGGNRMR; from the coding sequence GTGTTTTTCAACGTTCTTGGTCTCGTCTTTCTAATACTTTATATGCTTATCATCCTGATCATGTCGATCCAGGCTGTTTTCAATATACGCCTGCGCCTCTTTATCTGGGAAGCGCCGGAGAATGCATTCCTGAACCGCGCTCCCACCGTTTACCGCGATCCGTGCCTTTCTTTCTCTATTCTCTTACCGGCCAGGCATGAAGAAGCCGTGTTTCGTGAAACCATACAAAAAGTCTATGATCTCAATTATCCAAAAGAACTGATGCAAATTATTGCAATCTGCCGCGACGATGATCCGGGCACGATTGCCGTCGCTCAGGCCAAGATCGACGAGTTGGGCGACCCGAACGTTCAATTGCTCATTTTCAATGATACGCCGATCAGCAAGCCGCACAGCCTGAACCTGGGCTTGCAGGTGGCGCGTGGAGATGTTGTGACCATCTTCGATGCCGAGGATGAGCCACACCCCGATATTCTCAATATCATCAATACGGCCATGCTCGATGAAGATGTGGACGCCATCCAGAGCGGCGTGCAGTTAATGAATCACAACACGCGCTGGTTCTGTTTCATGAACGTGCTGGAATACTTCTTCTGGTTCAAATCGTCGATGCATTTCTTTGCGCGCATCGGCATGACGCCGCTCGGCGGCAATACCGTCTTCGTGCGGCGCGAACTCATGGAGCAGCTTGGCGGCTGGGATGAGTATTGCCTGACCGAAGATGCTGACCTGGGCATTCGCCTCAGTCTTGCGCATGCGCGCATCCGAATCATCTATGAGGATGAGTTTGTCACGCGGGAAGAGACGCCAAATTCCATCGGCCAGTTTATCAAACAGCGCACGCGCTGGAATCAGGGCTTCATTCAGATCTTGCTCAAGGGCGAATGGCTCAAGATGAGGAAATTATCCCAGCGCCTGCTGGCTTTCTATGTACTCATTTTGCCAGAGATGCAGGCATTCTTTGCCGTGATGCTGCCAATCGCAATCATCATGATCTTTCTTGTCAAATTCCCGCTCTGGCTCACCTTTTTCACGTTCCTGCCGCTCTACTGCTTTATGCTGGCGATCTTCATCGACCTGGCAGGCCTGCATGAGTTTCTGAAAGCACACCAGCGGAAATGGAGATGGCGCGAGGCTTTCATTTTGATGATTTTCTTTTTCCCATATCAATATGTCTTGAGTGTTGGAGCCTTGCGAGCGGTCTATCGTGCAATGCGGGGGGCTTCAAACTGGGAGAAAACTGCTCATGTCGGGCAGCATCGTACAGGAACTCCCATACAACCAGGGCCATCCAGTTTCAATTCTTTCGCATCCGGCGGCAACCGGATGCGGTAA